CCGGTTCCTGCCCGCAGCGGGCAGCCTCGACGCGGAACCCGGAGTCCACCGGCTCCGGCCTGATCGCCGCGTGCTGGAGCTGACGCTGCGGCTGCTCGGAATTCCCTTGCTGCGCGGACGGTTGACCGTGCGCAGCGCCGAATTCAGCCACGATTCCCTCACCGCCGAAATCGACGGCAGCTCATTCCGGTCGCGCGTCCCGTTGCTGTCCGCGATGGTCACTCGGGAACTGGGCGAGGTGCGGTTCACCGGAGAGGAAATCGCCGAACAGCCGTCGACGGAGTTCGCCGGGCGGCTGGACTTCGGCGATTCGACCCGCGATCTCGTTCTCGGCGGCGAACTTCGCGAGGCAGGGGACGGGTGCGTCATCCTTTGGCTGCGCGGTACTTTGCCGCCGCCTCGCCGTCCTCTTCGGACAGCCGGACGGATCGCGCGGCTCCTCGCCCGACGGCCGGTCCACGTCGAGTTCGCCGGGGAGTTCGTGCGGTGAAACGATTTTTCGCCCTCTTGGCCGTCGCTGTCCTGGGCACGCTCGCCGCACCCTTGCCAGCCCCAGCCGAGGCCGCCAACCAGACGGTGATGATGCAGGACTACGCCTACTCGCCCGCGTCGCTGACCGTGCGCGTCGGCGACACCGTCACCTGGGTCCAGCACGACACCGCGCCGCACGACGTGGTCACCACGAGCGCGCCCGTCGCGTTCCGCAGCCCGCAGCTGTCGCAAGGGCAGAGCTGGAATTACACGTTCCAGACCCCGGGAACCTATTCCTATTACTGTTCCGTGCATCCGGACATGCGGGCGCAGGTCATCGTCCAACCTGCGCCCGCCGCGCCGCCGTCACCGCCGGTGACGCGGTCGTCCGCTGCCGCCCCTGCTTCCCGGCCCGCGGCCGCTCCGAGCCGTACTGCCGCGGTGGCGCCGCCGGTGGCCGCCGCACCGCCGGCACCGTCCACAGTGGCCAGTTCGGTCGCGCCGAGCGAGTCCGCGGCCGCGCCTGCCTCGGCGCAGCCGGTCGCGCAGGCGGCGGCGACCACCAGCCTCGACCCGAAACTGCTGGTCGCCGGTCTGGTGACGGCGGTCGCCATCGGGTGCCTGTTGCTGCTGACCTCCCGGAAAGCTTGACGTCCGGGTCAGCTCAATTCTTGAGCGAGCCCCACGACGATATTCTCCGGCCCCCGGACATAACACAGCAGAAAGATGTTCTCGAACTGCACCACTTCGTCGACCAATTCGGCTCCGCGTGCCTTCAGCCGGGCGAGCGTGTCCTCGAGGTCGTCGACCGCGAACATCATCCGGCGGATGCCGAGCGTGTTCGCCGGAGCCTTCCACGGCTCCGGCGCGACCGCCTTCGGCTCGTGGAATTTCGCCAGTTCGACCCGGCCGGGACCGTCGGGGACGCGCAGCATGGCGACGTCCTGCCGGACGTCCCGCAGCCCGACCACCCGTTCCGCGCCGCGCCAGTCGAGGGGGCCCTTGTTTTCCAGTTCCAGCCCCAGTTCGACGAAGAAGTCGATGACCGCGTCGAGATCCTCGACGACGATGAGGACGTTGTCCATCCGCTTGACCGTCATGCGGTCACCGTAGTCCCCTCCGGGAAATCTTAGTGGTGCTATTCTTAGCGGAAAGCTATTCACGGGGGTGCCGGATGCCGAAGCGTACCGAGCCGGACGAGGTCGACGAGATGCTCGCGCAGTGGCGCGCCGAGGTGCCGGAGGTCGACACGTCGCCGCTCGCGGTGTTCGGGCGCTTGCATCGTTCGTTCGACCGGTATCAGCGGCAGCTGACGCGCGTGTTCGCCCGGCACGGGATCACGGTGGCGGACTTCGGGATCCTCGCCGCGCTCCGGCGGGGCGGCGCGCCGTACCGGCGCACGGCGGGCGACCTCGCCGACACCAACCTGCTCACCACCGGCGGTATCACCCAGCGGGTCGACAAGCTGGTGCAGGCCGGCCTCGTCCGCCGCGAACGCGACGAGGACGACCGGCGGGTCGTGTTCATCGGCCTCACCGAAGAGGGGCTCGCGGCGACGGACAAGGTCATGCACGAGCACTTTCCCAACGAAAACCGCATGCTGGCCGGGCTGACCGCGGCGGAACGCGCGCAGCTGGCGAAATTGCTGGCGCGGTTGGAGCGGTCTTTGGACGAGGCCGAGTTCGGCGACTGAACACCCGCGTCGGCTCAGCGTCAATCGCGGGAGCCGAGGAACAGAGCCCGGCCGAGCGCCGCTGCTCGGACTGAACCGGCAACGGCGCTCGGCCGTCGGGCGCGGCGAAGGCCACTGGCCCGTCGACCGGGCATTGCCTCGCGCTGAAAACCCGAAGCTACGCGTCCTTCTCCGGGCTGCTCACGCCCGTGCCCACGGGATCGGCTCCTCCGCCAGGCTCAGATACAGGCTCTTCTGCCGCTGATAGCTCCGGATCGCGGTGCGGCCCTTGTCCGTGCCGAGGCCGCTTTCCTTGGTGCCGCTGAACGGCGTCGAGATGCTGAACTGCTTGTACGTGTTGATCCACACCGTCCCGGCCT
The nucleotide sequence above comes from Amycolatopsis sp. AA4. Encoded proteins:
- a CDS encoding cupredoxin family copper-binding protein codes for the protein MKRFFALLAVAVLGTLAAPLPAPAEAANQTVMMQDYAYSPASLTVRVGDTVTWVQHDTAPHDVVTTSAPVAFRSPQLSQGQSWNYTFQTPGTYSYYCSVHPDMRAQVIVQPAPAAPPSPPVTRSSAAAPASRPAAAPSRTAAVAPPVAAAPPAPSTVASSVAPSESAAAPASAQPVAQAAATTSLDPKLLVAGLVTAVAIGCLLLLTSRKA
- a CDS encoding VOC family protein: MTVKRMDNVLIVVEDLDAVIDFFVELGLELENKGPLDWRGAERVVGLRDVRQDVAMLRVPDGPGRVELAKFHEPKAVAPEPWKAPANTLGIRRMMFAVDDLEDTLARLKARGAELVDEVVQFENIFLLCYVRGPENIVVGLAQELS
- a CDS encoding MarR family winged helix-turn-helix transcriptional regulator; protein product: MPKRTEPDEVDEMLAQWRAEVPEVDTSPLAVFGRLHRSFDRYQRQLTRVFARHGITVADFGILAALRRGGAPYRRTAGDLADTNLLTTGGITQRVDKLVQAGLVRRERDEDDRRVVFIGLTEEGLAATDKVMHEHFPNENRMLAGLTAAERAQLAKLLARLERSLDEAEFGD